The following coding sequences are from one Paenibacillus tundrae window:
- a CDS encoding serine hydrolase domain-containing protein, with protein MASITKLFTTTCILILREQGKLSLDDKIKKYMDNRTLSRLHIYKGQEYASKLTISSLLFQTSGLPDIFEESKINIRKRVLREDLDITFDEMIVLTKQLKSHFEPDTMKRAYYADVNFEILGRIIETITNSSLNNVFKTLIFEPLGLVSTYISRSEHDYIPSIYYKETAITRPKYIKSCPASGGGISTARELMIFIKAFFGGKLYKTDVFHQLKKYNKLQVSMYPIQYGGGYMRIPLNGISSFFMGKGELIGHTGSTGSFAFYYPDKDLYLVGDVNQLASPAMPVRMAMQVAMSIKT; from the coding sequence ATGGCAAGCATCACAAAATTGTTTACGACTACTTGTATTTTGATATTGCGAGAGCAAGGTAAACTGTCACTAGATGATAAGATAAAAAAATACATGGATAATCGCACACTCAGCAGACTTCATATATACAAGGGACAGGAATATGCCTCTAAATTGACGATCTCTAGTTTGTTGTTTCAAACAAGCGGACTACCGGATATCTTTGAAGAAAGTAAAATTAACATTAGAAAACGTGTCCTCCGTGAAGATTTGGACATCACTTTCGATGAAATGATAGTACTAACCAAACAATTGAAATCGCATTTTGAGCCTGACACAATGAAAAGAGCTTATTATGCCGATGTCAACTTTGAAATCCTGGGGAGGATAATCGAAACCATTACTAATTCCTCATTAAATAATGTATTTAAGACTTTGATCTTCGAGCCTTTGGGGCTTGTGAGCACATATATATCTAGAAGCGAACACGACTATATTCCCAGTATTTATTATAAAGAAACTGCCATTACCCGGCCGAAGTACATAAAAAGTTGTCCCGCTAGTGGTGGAGGTATTAGCACAGCTCGTGAATTGATGATATTTATCAAAGCTTTCTTTGGAGGAAAGTTGTATAAAACAGATGTCTTTCATCAACTGAAAAAATACAACAAGTTACAAGTTTCCATGTATCCAATTCAATATGGGGGTGGCTACATGCGAATACCGTTAAATGGTATATCATCATTTTTTATGGGTAAAGGAGAACTAATTGGACATACGGGCTCAACAGGTTCATTTGCTTTTTATTATCCAGATAAGGATCTGTACTTAGTAGGAGATGTAAATCAGTTGGCGAGTCCTGCAATGCCAGTACGAATGGCGATGCAGGTTGCTATGTCAATTAAAACATGA
- a CDS encoding tryptophan RNA-binding attenuation protein: MSVIIATDDLELTCPHCNGEKFVVTNEKKETCSKCEGKGVILTTLGQTLLYFFKKHI; the protein is encoded by the coding sequence ATGTCGGTAATAATTGCTACAGACGATCTTGAACTAACTTGTCCTCACTGTAACGGAGAAAAATTTGTAGTCACTAATGAAAAAAAAGAGACTTGTTCAAAGTGTGAGGGAAAAGGAGTTATTTTAACTACACTCGGACAAACATTGCTCTATTTCTTCAAAAAACACATTTAG